ttatttgtatccCTCTAAAtgataacaaaataatattgaatGAATTATTGAACATACAAAAATTTGTTATCTCAAAATgtgatttattaaatgaatgtgcaattgaaaaagaaaaattccatatttctttactaattttatatattaaaaataagacACAAATCGATTTATCAAAAGAAGCTTTTAACGAAGCTGTAactgaaattaaaaagattaataaacaaaatttatatttcaaaaatttgGATACATTTCACAAtgatgttttatatttaagcTTAAAGGAAGAAAGTAATGATTATATCATATCGTTagcaaatatttttaaaaaatgctttgaaaaaagaaacataaaaataatctaCAATAGTAGAAAGCATGTAAATAATCAGAAAAGGGAacagaataataataaaaacaaaaatgatgaaacaGATGAttgcaaaaataaaataacacCTCATTTAactttaatgaaaaattcaCATTTGGCTAGAATTTACATGAACAGAAAgccaaaaatatttccagATTATTATTCAGATTTCAActtaacaaaattattgaaTGAGCATATAACcccaaataaaatacaactTCTCGAAATGGACATTGATCCAGTAACAtcttattataaaataatatctgaatttacattttcttaattccatatatttttaatcacATTTTCAAAGggaaaaataattccaaattttaatttttttttaaaacaaaagtaATTTATGCACATTCatatatccatatttaTGTGCCCAAATATGTAACCCTAttcctttattttattatgtacacattatatatattttttttgttcaatatgccaaata
This genomic interval from Plasmodium chabaudi chabaudi strain AS genome assembly, chromosome: 11 contains the following:
- a CDS encoding AKAP-like protein, putative; its protein translation is MNVKKLFYKYLSFHSFLINKNNYSNIKLNNLSRGKNIMSHIKPNYFICIPLNDNKIILNELLNIQKFVISKCDLLNECAIEKEKFHISLLILYIKNKTQIDLSKEAFNEAVTEIKKINKQNLYFKNLDTFHNDVLYLSLKEESNDYIISLANIFKKCFEKRNIKIIYNSRKHVNNQKREQNNNKNKNDETDDCKNKITPHLTLMKNSHLARIYMNRKPKIFPDYYSDFNLTKLLNEHITPNKIQLLEMDIDPVTSYYKIISEFTFS